Proteins from a single region of Pseudomonas ekonensis:
- the mtnA gene encoding S-methyl-5-thioribose-1-phosphate isomerase translates to MRDRLLAAEKVKAIDWRDGALYLLDQRILPFEETWIAYTGAAGVAEAIRSMVVRGAPAIGIAAAYGVVLAARARFAAGGDWQAALEEDFALLAQSRPTAVNLFWALGRMRERLERLKEQADPLAALEAEAVAIHESDREANLTMAQLGVDLIRKHQGNAQALLTHCNTGALATGGFGTALGVIRAAFIEGMVEHVYADETRPWLQGSRLTAWELANEGVPVTLNADSAAAHIMKTKGVTWVIVGADRITANGDVANKIGTYQLAVNAMHHGVRFMVVAPSSTIDMNLASGDDIPIEERDGAELLEVGGKRVGADVQAFNPVFDVTPADLIDAIVTEKGVVERPDAAKMAQLMCRKRLH, encoded by the coding sequence ATGCGCGATCGTCTGTTGGCTGCAGAGAAGGTGAAGGCCATCGATTGGCGTGATGGCGCGCTTTACCTGCTGGATCAGCGTATTTTGCCGTTCGAGGAAACCTGGATCGCCTACACCGGCGCCGCCGGCGTGGCCGAAGCGATACGCTCGATGGTGGTGCGTGGCGCGCCGGCCATCGGCATCGCGGCCGCGTACGGCGTGGTGCTGGCCGCCCGTGCCCGGTTCGCGGCCGGCGGCGACTGGCAGGCGGCGCTGGAGGAAGACTTCGCGCTGCTGGCGCAATCCCGTCCGACGGCCGTCAACCTGTTCTGGGCGCTGGGCCGCATGCGCGAACGCCTGGAGCGCCTCAAAGAGCAGGCCGATCCGCTGGCGGCGCTGGAGGCCGAGGCCGTCGCCATCCATGAAAGCGACCGCGAGGCCAACCTGACCATGGCCCAACTGGGCGTCGACCTGATCCGCAAGCACCAGGGCAACGCCCAGGCGCTGCTCACCCACTGCAACACCGGCGCCCTGGCCACCGGCGGCTTCGGCACTGCGCTGGGCGTGATCCGCGCCGCGTTCATCGAGGGCATGGTCGAGCATGTGTACGCCGACGAAACCCGGCCCTGGCTGCAGGGCTCGCGCCTGACCGCGTGGGAGCTGGCCAACGAAGGCGTGCCGGTGACCCTCAATGCCGACTCGGCGGCGGCGCACATCATGAAGACCAAGGGCGTCACCTGGGTGATCGTCGGCGCCGACCGGATCACCGCCAACGGCGATGTGGCGAACAAGATCGGCACCTATCAGCTGGCGGTCAACGCCATGCACCACGGCGTGCGCTTCATGGTGGTGGCGCCGAGCTCGACCATCGACATGAACCTGGCCAGCGGCGACGACATCCCGATCGAGGAGCGTGACGGCGCCGAACTGCTGGAGGTCGGCGGCAAGCGCGTCGGGGCGGATGTCCAGGCCTTCAATCCGGTGTTCGACGTGACGCCGGCGGACCTGATCGATGCGATCGTGACCGAGAAGGGTGTGGTCGAACGCCCGGACGCCGCGAAAATGGCCCAGCTGATGTGCCGCAAACGCCTGCATTGA
- a CDS encoding TRZ/ATZ family hydrolase has protein sequence MPKPAIALDLLLLPTWLVPVEPAGVVLKDHGLGIRDGRIAFIGPRAEALKCDAAEIRELPDMLLSPGLINAHGHAAMTLFRGLADDLPLMTWLENHIWPAEAKWVDEAFVRDGTDLAIAEQIKGGITCFSDMYFFPKVACERVHNSGIRAQIAIPILDFPIPGAASADEAIRQGVELFGDLKHHERIKVTFGPHAPYTVGDENLEKIRVIAEELDASIHMHVHETAFEVQQAAEQSGERPLARLGRLGLLGPRFQAVHMTQISDDDLALLVESNTSVIHCPESNLKLASGFCPVERLWQAGVNVAVGTDGAASNNDLDLLGETRTAALLAKAVAGSATALDAHRALRMATLNGARALGIDAQTGSLELGKAADIVAFDLSGLAQQPVYDPVSQLIYATGRDCVKHLWVAGKPLLDDRRLTRMDERQLGETARAWGLRISGRTES, from the coding sequence ATGCCGAAACCTGCCATTGCGCTCGACTTACTCTTGCTGCCGACCTGGCTGGTACCCGTCGAACCCGCAGGCGTGGTGCTCAAAGACCACGGCCTGGGCATCCGCGACGGCCGCATCGCGTTCATCGGCCCGCGCGCCGAAGCGCTCAAGTGCGACGCCGCCGAGATCCGCGAACTGCCGGACATGCTGCTCAGCCCAGGCCTGATCAACGCCCACGGCCATGCCGCGATGACCCTGTTCCGCGGCCTGGCCGACGACCTGCCGCTGATGACCTGGCTGGAGAACCACATCTGGCCCGCCGAAGCCAAATGGGTCGACGAGGCATTTGTGCGCGACGGCACGGACCTGGCCATCGCCGAGCAGATAAAAGGCGGCATCACCTGTTTCTCGGACATGTATTTCTTCCCGAAGGTTGCCTGCGAGCGCGTGCACAACAGCGGAATCCGCGCGCAGATCGCCATCCCGATCCTGGATTTCCCGATTCCGGGCGCCGCCAGCGCCGACGAAGCCATCCGTCAGGGCGTCGAACTGTTCGGCGACCTCAAGCACCACGAGCGCATCAAGGTTACCTTCGGCCCCCACGCGCCCTACACCGTGGGCGACGAGAACCTGGAAAAGATCCGGGTGATCGCCGAAGAGCTCGATGCCTCCATCCACATGCACGTCCATGAGACCGCGTTCGAAGTGCAGCAGGCCGCCGAACAGAGCGGCGAGCGCCCGCTGGCCCGCCTCGGCCGCCTCGGCCTGCTCGGCCCGCGCTTCCAGGCCGTGCACATGACCCAGATCAGCGATGACGACCTGGCGTTGCTGGTAGAAAGCAACACCAGCGTGATCCACTGCCCGGAATCGAACCTGAAGCTGGCCAGCGGCTTCTGCCCGGTGGAGCGGCTGTGGCAGGCCGGCGTCAACGTGGCGGTCGGCACCGACGGCGCGGCCAGCAACAATGACCTGGACCTGCTGGGCGAAACCCGCACCGCCGCGCTGCTGGCCAAGGCCGTCGCCGGCTCGGCCACCGCGCTGGACGCCCACCGGGCGCTGCGCATGGCCACCCTCAACGGCGCCCGGGCGCTGGGCATCGACGCACAGACCGGCTCGCTGGAGCTCGGCAAGGCGGCGGACATCGTCGCCTTCGACCTCTCGGGGCTTGCGCAGCAACCGGTCTACGACCCGGTTTCGCAACTGATTTATGCCACCGGACGCGACTGCGTGAAACACCTTTGGGTCGCCGGCAAGCCGCTGCTCGACGACCGGCGCCTGACGCGCATGGACGAACGGCAGCTGGGCGAGACCGCCCGGGCCTGGGGCCTGCGCATCAGCGGCCGCACCGAATCGTAA
- the mupP gene encoding N-acetylmuramic acid 6-phosphate phosphatase MupP, with product MTIRAVLFDMDGTLLDTAPDFIAICQAMRADRGLAPMSDKHIRDEISGGARAMVAVTFSMDPESPGFEELRQEFLERYMAGCAVHSKLFDGMGELLADIEKANLTWGVVTNKPVRFAEPIMQQLGLAERSALLICPDHVKNSKPDPEPLILACKMLDLDPASVLFVGDDLRDIESGRDAGTKTAAVTYGYIHPDDNPRHWGADVVVDHPLELRKVIDSALCRC from the coding sequence ATGACCATCAGAGCAGTCCTTTTCGACATGGACGGCACCCTGCTCGACACCGCGCCGGACTTCATCGCCATCTGCCAGGCGATGCGCGCAGACCGCGGCCTGGCGCCGATGAGCGACAAGCACATCCGCGACGAGATCTCCGGCGGCGCCCGGGCCATGGTGGCGGTGACGTTCTCCATGGATCCGGAATCGCCGGGCTTCGAGGAACTGCGCCAGGAGTTCCTGGAGCGCTACATGGCCGGCTGCGCCGTGCACAGCAAGCTGTTCGACGGCATGGGCGAGCTGCTGGCGGACATCGAAAAGGCCAACCTGACCTGGGGCGTGGTCACCAACAAGCCGGTGCGTTTCGCCGAACCGATCATGCAGCAGCTGGGGCTGGCCGAGCGCTCGGCGCTGCTGATCTGCCCGGATCACGTGAAGAACAGCAAACCCGATCCCGAGCCGCTGATCCTGGCCTGCAAGATGCTCGACCTGGACCCGGCCAGCGTGCTGTTCGTCGGCGATGACCTGCGCGACATCGAGTCCGGGCGCGACGCCGGCACCAAGACCGCCGCCGTGACCTACGGCTACATCCACCCCGACGACAACCCGCGCCACTGGGGCGCGGACGTGGTGGTGGACCATCCGCTGGAGCTGCGCAAGGTGATCGACAGCGCGCTGTGCCGCTGCTGA
- the ubiG gene encoding bifunctional 2-polyprenyl-6-hydroxyphenol methylase/3-demethylubiquinol 3-O-methyltransferase UbiG produces the protein MSNVDHAEIAKFEALAHRWWDRESEFKPLHDINPLRVNWIDERASLAGKKVLDVGCGGGILSEAMAQRGATVMGIDMGEAPLAVAQLHQLESGVNVEYRQITAEALAEEMPGQFDVVTCLEMLEHVPDPSSVIRACMRMVKPGGQVFFSTINRNPKAYLFAIIGAEYIMKLLPRGTHDFKKFIRPSELGAWSRAAGLTVKDIIGLTYNPLTKHYKLAADVDVNYMIQTLREE, from the coding sequence ATGAGCAACGTCGACCACGCCGAAATCGCCAAGTTCGAGGCCCTGGCCCATCGCTGGTGGGACCGCGAAAGCGAGTTCAAACCGCTGCACGACATCAACCCGCTGCGGGTCAACTGGATCGACGAGCGGGCCAGCCTGGCCGGCAAGAAAGTCCTCGACGTCGGCTGCGGCGGCGGCATCCTCAGCGAGGCCATGGCCCAGCGCGGCGCCACGGTCATGGGCATCGACATGGGCGAAGCGCCGCTGGCGGTGGCGCAGCTGCATCAGTTGGAATCGGGCGTGAACGTCGAATACCGGCAGATCACCGCCGAGGCCCTGGCCGAGGAAATGCCCGGGCAGTTCGACGTGGTCACATGCCTGGAGATGCTCGAGCACGTGCCGGACCCGTCTTCGGTGATCCGCGCCTGCATGCGCATGGTCAAGCCCGGCGGCCAGGTGTTCTTCTCCACCATCAACCGCAACCCCAAGGCTTACCTGTTCGCCATCATCGGCGCCGAATACATCATGAAGCTGCTGCCGCGCGGCACCCACGACTTCAAGAAATTCATCCGCCCGTCCGAGCTGGGCGCCTGGAGCCGCGCCGCCGGCCTCACCGTCAAAGACATCATCGGCCTGACCTACAACCCGCTGACCAAGCACTACAAGCTGGCGGCGGACGTCGACGTCAACTACATGATCCAGACCCTGCGCGAGGAGTGA